AAGGTGATCGACCGCTACCTGATCGAAGATTTCGACGACGTCGATCTCGATCGGATCGGAACCTTTGAAGCGGGCGGAATGATCATCGAAGTGATCAACCCGGTCACCGATTACGCGGAACTGATGGAAACGCTGTTCGACTTCGACGCAATCCGCGCAATGATTGCCGGCGGTTTCAGGGCAACGTTTGATGCCATGCATGCGGTGACCGGCCCTTACGCCAAGGAGATTTTGGTCCGGCGCCTGGGCGCCGACCCGGCCCTGGTGCTCAATGCCGTCCCGCTTGAGGATTTTGGTGGGCACCATCCTGACCCAAACCTGGTCCATGCAAAGGCGCTTTACGACACGATGATGAGTGCCGATGCGCCGGATTTCGGCGCTGCTTCCGATGGCGATGGCGACCGAAATCTGATCATCGGCAAGGGTGTTTTCGTCAACCCGTCGGATTCGCTGGCGATGCTAGCCGCCAATGCGCATCTGGCCCCGGGCTACAAGGCCGGCCTCAAAGGGATTGCCCGCTCGATGCCGACGAGCGGTGCTGCCGACCGGGTCGCTGAAAAGCTCGGCGTCGAGATGCACGAAACACCGACCGGCTGGAAGTTCTTCGGCAACCTGCTCGACGCGGGCCGCTGCACGATCTGCGGCGAGGAAAGCGCAGGCACCGGTTCCGATCATGTTCGCGAGAAGGATGGCCTGTGGGCGATCTTGCTGTGGCTCAACATCCTTGCTGTGCGCCGTCAAAGTGTAAGCGACATCGTCAACGATCACTGGGCCACCTACGGACGGACCTTCTATTCACGCCACGACTACGAGGCCATTGAGAGCGAGAAGGCCAACCATTTGATGAAGGCGCTGGAAGACAGGCTCCCCGAATTGCCGGGCCAGTCAGTCGGATCGCTCACCGTCGAGCGCGCGGACAGTTTCACCTATCATGATCCGGTCGACGGCTCGATCAGCCGCAATCAGGGGCTTCGCATCTTGTTTGAAGGTGGCGCACGCCTGGTGTTCCGGCTCTCGGGCACCGGCACCTCTGGCGCGACGCTTAGGGTCTATATGGAGCGCCATGAGCCTGATCCAGCCCTGCATCAGCAGGAAGCTCAGGCCGCGCTGGCACCGGTGATCGAAGCTGCGGAAACCCTCGCCGGAATCCGCGAGCGCACCGGGCGCGACGCCCCCACTGTCATCACCTGATGAGGTTGATCAACGACGCTGCTGCAGCCTTCAGGGCCGGAGCCGCACTCACGGCCTCCGGCGCACGGTTCGTGGTTCAGGCACCCGGTGCCGAGGCGGTTTCGGTATGCCTGTTTGATCAGATCGACACCGAAGTCGCCCGGCACAGCCTTGACGCAAGCGGCGATGGCCTGTTCACCGGTTTGGTTGAAGGGGTGAGCGCTGGCCAGCGCTACGGTTTGCGCGCGCACGGCCCCTGGGCGCCAGCAAGGGGGGATCGGTTCGACCCGTCAAAGCTGTTGGTTGACCCTTACGCCACAAGGCTCGACCGGCCTTTTTCCTACGACCCGCGCCTCGGCCTTTTTGGGGAGGACACCGCAAGCCTGGTCCCCAAGGCCGTGCTTGAGCCGCCGCTCCCATCCCTCAACCCCGGCAAACCGGTCTTTGTACCCGGGGGTCTGGTTTACGAGCTTCCCGTTCGCGCCTTCACCATGCTGCACCCGGATGTTCCTGAAGGCGATCGCGGCACGCTCAGGGCTCTGGCGCATCCTGCGATCATCGACCATCTGGTTTCGCTCAATGTAAGCACCGTGGAGTTGCTACCGATCGCTGCCTGGATCGATGAACGGCATCTGCCGCCGCTCGGCCTCAGCAATGCCTGGGGCTACAATCCCGTCACCATGCTGGCACTCGACCCACGCCTTGTACCGGGCGGAATTGCCGATCTTCGTTTCGCCGTCGAGGCGCTTCATCAAGCAGGGATCGGCGTCATTCTTGACGTTGTCTACAACCACACCGGCGAAAGCGACAATCACGGGCCGACCCTTTCATTGCGAGGGCTCGGCAACGCCACTTACTATCGGCATGAGCGGGATGATCCCGGAAGCCCGGTCAACGACACCGGTTGCGGCAACACGCTGGCCTGTGACCGGCCGGAAGTTCAGACGCTGGTTCTCAGCGCACTTCGCCATTTCGTAACCCAGGCCGGGATTGATGGCTTCCGCTTCGATCTGGCTCCGGTCATGGGCCGCTCGCAGGACGGCTTTTCAGCGGACGCCCAGCTTCTGCAAGCCATTGTGGATGATCCGGTCCTGCATGACCGGGTGATGATCGCCGAACCCTGGGACATCGGGCCCGGCGGCTACCAGCTCGGCAATTTCGGCCCTCCCTGGCTTGAATGGAACGACAGCGCGCGAGACGACATTCGGCGCTTCTGGCGCGGCGATCCGGGGATGACCGGGGCATTGGCAACGCGGCTTTCAGGCTCATCGGATATTTTCGCGCGCAATGGTGCGCGCAAGACCCGCAGCATCAATTTCGTTGCCGCCCATGACGGCTTTCCGCTTGGCGATCTGGTGATGTTTGAAACCAAACACAATGAGGCCAATGGCGAAAACAACCGCGATGGCCATAACGCCAATCACTCATGGAACAATGGTATAGAGGGCCCGAGCGAAGACCCGGCTGTAGCCGCCGCGCGCGAAGCAGATGCACGGGCGCTGCTCGCCACCCTGTTCTCCACCCGCGGCACGATCATGCTGACGGCTGGTGATGAGTTCGGCCACAGCCAGGGGGGCAACAACAACGCCTATGCACAGGACAATGCCATAACGTGGCGCGACTGGTCGCAACTGAACCATGAGCGGCTCGCCTTTACCCGCGCCTGGTCGAAGCTCAGGGCCAACTCGGAGCTGCTTGGACGTCTGGAGTTTCTCAGTAGCGCAGACGGTTCGGACACTCCCGATCAGGTTGCCTGGCTCACCTCCGACGGCAAACCGATGACGCCGGAAGATTGGGAAGACGCAAACCGCACAGCCTTCGTGATGGTTCTAGGAGCACCCGGCAACCGAATAGCAACCCTCTTCAACCGAGGCTTCAGTGCGGTTGATCCAGCTCTTCCGGCGACTGCGGGCCAATGGGTTTCTGCGCTTTCAGGAACACCCCTTGACGAGAAATCCCCAGGCCGCTCCGTGACCGTCTGGCGGGAAACAGATACCTGACTTTGCGGCCGCGATGAGATGCCGGAAACTGGGTATCGACAAAAATTGCCAATGCACTGCTCCACGCATCGCTGTAAGGTTCCGCATTGCAATATGACATTTGGAGGCCAGCGTGGCACGAGAGATTTCACTCGCCGACATCGAGAGCCTTGTTGGCACGGAACTTGGCGTATCAGAGTGGATTGAGGTTCCTCAGTCGCGGATCGACACATTCGCCGACGCCACCGGTGACCACCAATTCATCCATGTCGATCCCGCACGGGCAGCAGAGACGCCATTCGGAGGAACCATCGCACACGGGTTTCTCACACTGTCGATGCTGTCAGCCATGAACTATGACTGCGTCCCCACTGTGCGCGAACAGACCATGGGGATCAATTACGGCTTTGAGAAAGTCCGCTTCATGGCCCCGGTCCCTGCAGGCACACGCATCCGCGGCCGGTTCGTGCTGGAAGCCGCCCGCTTTCGTGGAGCGGGCATGATCATGTTGACCTATCTGGTAACCATCGAGATCGAGGGCAGCAAGAAACCTGCGCTCACCGCCACCTGGCTGACCATCAGCCAGTTCGATCCCAAGGATCGCCCGCAAGACGCCGGCTGACCGGACGCCAGCGTCACGCGATGCCCGACACTGTCCTTCAGGCCAGGCAGTCCTTTGAGGTTTCCGTCAGGAAGCCAAAGGCGTAGTCGGAGAACGAGCGCCAGCATTCGACGCGATAGTCCGTCTCACCGCTGCGGTGGATCACAACCTCGATTTTTCCCAGGACAGTTCGCGCTGCCGCGCCTACGGGAAATGCCGCGTCGCTCAGGTTCTGCGGACATCCGCCCTCAAGCGTCGCCCGCGCGCCCTTGCCAGCCACAACAATCGCCGTGTTGCGGTGGGAAATGTCGGTCGCCGAATGCAACACCCTGGCTTTCGCGAGATCGCCCATCGGATCGCCGCTCTCATCGATGATCAGCCATTCGTCCGGGCCAAGCCAAAGCGCCAGACGGCCCTTGGCATTGCTTGCCGATGTCTTCGGCGCCAGCGGCAAGTCCAGCCCAAGGACTTTTGAAAGAGCCTTCGCGTTGGCTGAGTCAGCCCGCAACGAGATCCGGCTTGCAGGATTGGCGGGAGTCAAAGTCACGCCAGCACCACCGCTGATGCGGCCTGCGAGCGGCTCAACCCGAACGGCCTGAGCAACTTTGGCTGCGACCTTGGCAGCTTGAGCGGATTTAGCCATTGAGGCGCACTCCCTCTTTGTCGATAAACACGGTGTCGGAAACCTCGACCTCGATGGTCCTGTCAGGCATCGGCACATAGAGCGTCTTGCCCTTGAGCGCACGCCCATCGGCGACAACTGCCATGGCAATCGAGCGGCCGCAGTTCTCGGACCAGTAGGACGAGGTCACGTGACCGATCATTGTCATCGGAAGGCTCTGGTTCGGATCGGCGACGATCTGCGCGCCTTCCTCAAGCACCGTTTTCGGATCCTTGGTCATCAGACCGACGAGCTGCTTGCGGCCCGGGGCAACCAGATCCGGACGCTTCATGCCCCGAATGCCGACAAAATCCGGTTTCTTTTTCGCCACCGCCCAATTGAGCCCGGCATCATCGGGAGTGATTGTACCGTCGGTATCCTGACCGACAATGATGTAGCCTTTTTCCGCGCGCAGCACGTGCATGGCTTCGGTCCCATAAGCACAGGCGCCCAACGGTTCAGCTTGTGCCCAGAGCGCTTCCCAGACCGATTTGCCATAGTCTGCGGGCACATTGATTTCAAAGCCTGCCTCACCGGTGAACGACATCCGGAACAACCGTGTCGGCACACCGCAGATCTTGCCTTCCCGCACGCTCATATGCGGCATCGCCTCATTCGAGAGATCGATGCCTTCCACCAGCGGCGCAATGATCTCGCGAGCCTTGGGGCCCTGAACCGCAATCACGGCCCATTGTTCGGTCGTCGAGGTCAGCCAGACCTTGAGATCGGGAAACTCGGTCTGCAGGTAGTCTTCCATATGATGCATCACCCGCGGCGCGCCGCCGGTGGTCGTGGTCACATGGAACCGGTCTTCGGCCAAGCGTCCAACCACACCGTCATCATAGATGAAGCCATCCTCACGCAGCATAATGCCGTATTTGCAGCGGCCCGGTGCCAGCTTGTCCCAGCCATTGGTGTACATCAGGTCGAGGAACTTGGCGGCATCGGGACCGACAACCTCGATCTTGCCCAGTGTCGAAGCATCGAACATGCCCGCGACCTCGCGCACCGTGCGGCATTCGCGATTGACCGCCTCATGCATGCCTTCGCCGGCGCGCGGATAGTACCAGGCGCGCTTCCACTGCCCGACATCCTCGAAGACCGCACCATGCGCCA
The DNA window shown above is from Hoeflea phototrophica DFL-43 and carries:
- a CDS encoding alpha-D-glucose phosphate-specific phosphoglucomutase — its product is MTKTIKITPFADQKPGTSGLRKKVPVFQTPGYTEAFIQSIFDSLEGYAGTTLVIGGDGRYYNREVIQTAIRMAAANGFGRVLVGQGGILSTPAASHLIRKNEAFGGLILSASHNPGGPNEDFGLKYNVANGGPAPEKLTDAIYSRSKVIDRYLIEDFDDVDLDRIGTFEAGGMIIEVINPVTDYAELMETLFDFDAIRAMIAGGFRATFDAMHAVTGPYAKEILVRRLGADPALVLNAVPLEDFGGHHPDPNLVHAKALYDTMMSADAPDFGAASDGDGDRNLIIGKGVFVNPSDSLAMLAANAHLAPGYKAGLKGIARSMPTSGAADRVAEKLGVEMHETPTGWKFFGNLLDAGRCTICGEESAGTGSDHVREKDGLWAILLWLNILAVRRQSVSDIVNDHWATYGRTFYSRHDYEAIESEKANHLMKALEDRLPELPGQSVGSLTVERADSFTYHDPVDGSISRNQGLRILFEGGARLVFRLSGTGTSGATLRVYMERHEPDPALHQQEAQAALAPVIEAAETLAGIRERTGRDAPTVIT
- the glgX gene encoding glycogen debranching protein GlgX; the encoded protein is MRLINDAAAAFRAGAALTASGARFVVQAPGAEAVSVCLFDQIDTEVARHSLDASGDGLFTGLVEGVSAGQRYGLRAHGPWAPARGDRFDPSKLLVDPYATRLDRPFSYDPRLGLFGEDTASLVPKAVLEPPLPSLNPGKPVFVPGGLVYELPVRAFTMLHPDVPEGDRGTLRALAHPAIIDHLVSLNVSTVELLPIAAWIDERHLPPLGLSNAWGYNPVTMLALDPRLVPGGIADLRFAVEALHQAGIGVILDVVYNHTGESDNHGPTLSLRGLGNATYYRHERDDPGSPVNDTGCGNTLACDRPEVQTLVLSALRHFVTQAGIDGFRFDLAPVMGRSQDGFSADAQLLQAIVDDPVLHDRVMIAEPWDIGPGGYQLGNFGPPWLEWNDSARDDIRRFWRGDPGMTGALATRLSGSSDIFARNGARKTRSINFVAAHDGFPLGDLVMFETKHNEANGENNRDGHNANHSWNNGIEGPSEDPAVAAAREADARALLATLFSTRGTIMLTAGDEFGHSQGGNNNAYAQDNAITWRDWSQLNHERLAFTRAWSKLRANSELLGRLEFLSSADGSDTPDQVAWLTSDGKPMTPEDWEDANRTAFVMVLGAPGNRIATLFNRGFSAVDPALPATAGQWVSALSGTPLDEKSPGRSVTVWRETDT
- a CDS encoding MaoC family dehydratase encodes the protein MAREISLADIESLVGTELGVSEWIEVPQSRIDTFADATGDHQFIHVDPARAAETPFGGTIAHGFLTLSMLSAMNYDCVPTVREQTMGINYGFEKVRFMAPVPAGTRIRGRFVLEAARFRGAGMIMLTYLVTIEIEGSKKPALTATWLTISQFDPKDRPQDAG
- a CDS encoding sarcosine oxidase subunit gamma: MAKSAQAAKVAAKVAQAVRVEPLAGRISGGAGVTLTPANPASRISLRADSANAKALSKVLGLDLPLAPKTSASNAKGRLALWLGPDEWLIIDESGDPMGDLAKARVLHSATDISHRNTAIVVAGKGARATLEGGCPQNLSDAAFPVGAAARTVLGKIEVVIHRSGETDYRVECWRSFSDYAFGFLTETSKDCLA